A region of Salmo salar chromosome ssa17, Ssal_v3.1, whole genome shotgun sequence DNA encodes the following proteins:
- the LOC106575954 gene encoding transcription intermediary factor 1-alpha isoform X1, with protein MDESPEAAVDNDDLVIIVENEAESLPAEEERAKQLGGSLGLMDTCPVCKLNFHNREPKLLPCLHSFCNKCLPPPSRNLVNTEQRRDPQLQADNSKPRELLNVIRCPVCRQECWEVEVLDNFFVKDSVEVPSSTVEKTSQVCMSCDDNTEATGFCVECVEFLCVTCIEAHQRVKFTRDHTIRQKEEMSPEAVGASTQKPVFCDIHKQEPLKLFCETCDRLTCRDCQLLKHKDHNYQFLEDAYRNHRQHLENMTHQLQEKRKAIEEVSNCINNGLQQVDENRKSVTNEIKKSICNLIMEINRKGKILVNQLETLTKDHEVGLKKQQEDVSHLTRHLDHVINFTKWATASHSGTALLYCKRLILCQIHYLMRANCNASIVPQSSVRFQCRSGFWASNVDLGSLAVERIPGRQPSSMQQGFPPGQPGPGPRGEGPPGAFPPGSSAHQRGSTLAQLQLQVEKLAQHPNRAGQPPPNHWSWYQQGLKLPGPGPGGPPPQRPHQGGSPSQGPPNLVQIQQPGRSYGPPGPQTHPNPRSPTSMLQNTGFPPQSLRDLIHNSSFPPKPMDVLQGTSRYSHAPPNTGPISTQASIHQRNMMEAAQLRRSDPSGSSSLSIPNPRASYAPSLATAFPDRHAQGRQNSPMSKSEANIGSASWKRTEPHAAAPPSAKRRRRSSPGPIIVIKDEPEDDDEVSFVQSSVGASASLPDSSTGIQPKPQQQSFPAPMVELQLEPEPQLEPEPQLEPEPQLEPEPQLEPQLEPEPQPEAQPQPEAQPQPEAQPQPEAQPQPEAQLEPEAQPETQVELEADSQPDRENAPGLPEDDPNEDWCAVCQNGGELLCCDRCPKVFHLNCHIPSLRESPSGEWFCSFCRDLASPEMEYNPDSQGESPAMKEEPGSERFPPVDKRKCERLLLCIYCNEFSTDFQEPASPSSIPEYKELIETPMDLSIVKSRLESKESPCYCSAEEFVKDVRLIFRNCAKYYQADTEVGAAGLSLEEYFEEQLKLLYQDRSFSGGREEGMIPPVEDEMEEGMEDDGMAPNEGDMPPVEDDLTPVEEGMPSMEKEGTEEAPVEGGMEEEGIPPLEESMEGEETSPVKGDSPPSDATELVDPSTRGASSPNLPSKDAPQPLSDTPDNPPSEEAPQPLSDTPDNPPDTSPADSQDTSPAAGFTTENEGTTEEVRDEAEEE; from the exons ATGGATGAGAGCCCAGAAGCTGCTGTGGATAACGATGACCTTGTTATTATTGTGGAAAACGAGGCAGAGAGCTTGCCAGCTGAAGAGGAGAGGGCGAAACAACTAGGAGGTAGCCTCGGTCTCATGGACACTTGCCCTGTCTGCAAGTTGAATTTCCACAACAGAGAGCCGAAACTTCTGCCATGCCTCCACTCTTTCTGCAATAAGTGTCTTCCACCTCCTTCAAGGAACTTAGTCAACACTGAACAACGGCGCGACCCGCAACTTCAAGCGGACAACTCGAAACCACGTGAGCTCC TCAATGTGATCCGCTGCCCAGTGTGTCGACAAGAGTGCTGGGAGGTGGAGGTGCTCGATAACTTCTTTGTGAAGGACTCTGTGGAAGTTCCCAGCAGCACAGTGGAGAAGaccagtcag GTGTGTATGAGTTGTGATGACAACACAGAGGCCACGGGGTTctgtgtggagtgtgtggagtTCCTGTGTGTGACGTGTATTGAGGCCCACCAGCGAGTCAAATTTACCAGGGATCATACCATACGGCAGAAGGAGGAGATGTCCCCAG AGGCTGTTGGTGCATCCACACAGAAGCCAGTGTTTTGTGACATCCACAAGCAGGAGCCCCtcaagctgttctgtgagacCTGCGACCGTCTCACATGCAGAGACTGTCAGCTGCTCAAGCACAAAGACCACAA TTACCAGTTCCTTGAAGATGCCTACAGAAACCACAGGCAACACCTGGAAAACATGACACATCagctacaggagaagaggaaAGCCATAGAAGAAGTGTCCAATTGCATCAACAATGG ACTCCAGCAAGTTGATGAAAACCGCAAGTCTGTCACCAATGAGATAAAGAAGTCAATTTGCAACTTGATCATGGAGATCAACAGAAAGGGAAAAATCTTGGTCAATCAACTTGAG ACACTGACGAAGGACCATGAGGTCGGACTGAAGAAACAACAAGAAGATGTCAGCCACCTCACCAGACATCTAGATCACGTCATCAACTTCACCAAGTGGGCCACAGCCAGTCACAGTGGCACAGCTCTGCTGTACTGCAAGAGACTG ATTCTTTGCCAAATCCATTACCTAATGAGGGCCAACTGTAACGCATCCATCGTCCCTCAGAGCTCAGTCCGCTTCCAGTGCCGCTCCGGTTTCTGGGCCTCAAATGTCGACCTTG GGTCTTTGGCAGTAGAGAGAATCCCTGGTCGTCAGCCCAGTTCCATGCAGCAGGGCTTCCCTCCTGGCCAGCCTGGCCCCGGCCCTAGAGGAGAGGGCCCTCCCGGGGCCTTCCCTCCAGGCTCCTCCGCCCATCAGCGTGGGAGCACCCTGGCCCAGCTCCAGCTGCAGGTAGAGAAGCTTGCCCAGCACCCCAACAGGGCTGGACAGCCCCCTCCCAACCATTGGTCCTGGTACCAGCAGGGTCTGAAACTACCGGGGCCAGGTCCAGGGGGCCCACCTCCACAGAGGCCCCACCAGGGGGGTTCTCCATCACAGGGTCCCCCCAACTTGGTCCAGATCCAGCAGCCAGGCCGGAGTTATGGACCCCCCGGGCCCCAAACCCATCCCAACCCCAGGAGCCCCACCTCTATGCTGCAAAACACAGGCTTCCCTCCTCAG TCTTTAAGGGATCTCATCCACAACTCCAGCTTCCCTCCCAAACCAATGGATGTGCTACAGGGTACCTCCCGCTACTCTCATGCACCTCCTAACACAGGACCCATCAGCACTCAAGCCTCTATACACCAG CGTAACATGATGGAAGCCGCACAACTGAGGAGGAGTGACCCCAGTGGATCTTCATCATTATCCATACCCAACCCCAGAGCTAGTTATGCTCCGAGCCTAGCCACTGCCTTCCCAGACCGACATG cACAAGGAAGACAGAATTCCCCCATGTCCAAATCTGAAGCCAACATAGG GTCTGCTTCCTGGAAGCGCACAGAGCCTCATGCTGCGGCTCCCCCCTCAGCTAAGCGGAGGCGAAGGTCGTCCCCCGGACCAATCATCGTCATCAAGGACGAACCAGAGGACGATGACGAAGTCAGCTTT GTGCAGTCTAGTGTTGGAGCCTCAGCCAGCCTGCCAGACAGCAGTACAGGCATCCAGCCCAAGCCCCAGCAGCAGTCTTTCCCAGCACCCATGGTGGAGCTCCAGCTAGAGCCAGAGCCCCAGCTAGAGCCAGAGCCCCAGCTAGAGCCAGAGCCCCAGCTAGAGCCAGAGCCCCAGCTAGAGCCCCAGCTAGAACCAGAGCCCCAGCCAGAGGCCCAGCCCCAGCCAGAGGCCCAGCCCCAGCCAGAGGCCCAGCCCCAGCCAGAGGCCCAGCCCCAGCCAGAGGCCCAGCTAGAGCcagaggcccagccagagacccAGGTAGAGCTAGAGGCAGACTCCCAACCAGACCGAGAAAATGCCCCAGGTCTCCCTGAAGACGACCCGAATGAAGACTGGTGCGCCGTGTGTCAGAATGGGGGAGAACTGCTCTGCTGTGACAGATGTCCCAAAGTCTTCCATCTGAACTGTCATATACCTTCACTTAGAGAGTCTCCCAG TGGTGAGTGGTTCTGTTCGTTCTGTCGTGACCTGGCCAGTCCTGAGATGGAGTATAACCCAGATAGCCAGGGAGAATCACCAGCCATGAAGGAAGAGCCAGGATCAGAGAGATTCCCTCCAGTTGATAAAAGGAAATGTGAGAGACTGTTACTCTGCATCTACTGCAACGAGTTCAGTACAGATTTCCAGGAGCCTGCTTCACCCTCG TCAATCCCAGAGTATAAGGAGCTGATTGAGACTCCAATGGACCTGTCTATAGTGAAGAGCAGGCTGGAGTCGAAGGAGAGCCCATGTTACTGCAGTGCTGAGGAGTTTGTCAAGGATGTCAGGCTCATATTCAGGAACTGTGCAAAGTATTACCAG GCAGACACTGAGGTGGGAGCTGCAGGACTGAGCCTGGAGGAGTACTTTGAAGAGCAGCTGAAGCTCCTCTACCAAGACAGGAGCTTCTCTGGGGGCAGAGAGGAGGGCATGATACCCCCTGTGGAGGATGAGATGGAAGAAGGGATGGAAGACGACGGGATGGCTCCTAACGAAGGGGATATGCCCCCGGTCGAGGACGATCTAACACCTGTTGAAGAAGGGATGCCTTCTATGGAGAAAGAAGGAACGGAAGAGGCTCCtgtggaaggagggatggaggaagaagGGATACCTCCTTTAGAAGAGAGCATGGAAGGGGAAGAGACTTCTCCAGTGAAAGGAGACTCACCACCTTCTGATGCTACTGAACTAGTAGATCCATCAACAAGGGGTGCATCATCACCCAACCTTCCCAGCAAGGATGCTCCTCAACCCCTCTCAGATACCCCAGACAACCCTCCTTCCGAGGAGGCCCCCCAACCCCTCTCAGATACCCCAGACAACCCTCCTGACACCAGCCCTGCTGACTCCCAGGACACCAGCCCTGCTGCAGGCTTCACCACAGAAAATGAGGGGACGACTGAAGAAGTGCGAGACGAAGCAGAAGAGGAATGA
- the LOC106575954 gene encoding transcription intermediary factor 1-alpha isoform X2: MDESPEAAVDNDDLVIIVENEAESLPAEEERAKQLGGSLGLMDTCPVCKLNFHNREPKLLPCLHSFCNKCLPPPSRNLVNTEQRRDPQLQADNSKPLNVIRCPVCRQECWEVEVLDNFFVKDSVEVPSSTVEKTSQVCMSCDDNTEATGFCVECVEFLCVTCIEAHQRVKFTRDHTIRQKEEMSPEAVGASTQKPVFCDIHKQEPLKLFCETCDRLTCRDCQLLKHKDHNYQFLEDAYRNHRQHLENMTHQLQEKRKAIEEVSNCINNGLQQVDENRKSVTNEIKKSICNLIMEINRKGKILVNQLETLTKDHEVGLKKQQEDVSHLTRHLDHVINFTKWATASHSGTALLYCKRLILCQIHYLMRANCNASIVPQSSVRFQCRSGFWASNVDLGSLAVERIPGRQPSSMQQGFPPGQPGPGPRGEGPPGAFPPGSSAHQRGSTLAQLQLQVEKLAQHPNRAGQPPPNHWSWYQQGLKLPGPGPGGPPPQRPHQGGSPSQGPPNLVQIQQPGRSYGPPGPQTHPNPRSPTSMLQNTGFPPQSLRDLIHNSSFPPKPMDVLQGTSRYSHAPPNTGPISTQASIHQRNMMEAAQLRRSDPSGSSSLSIPNPRASYAPSLATAFPDRHAQGRQNSPMSKSEANIGSASWKRTEPHAAAPPSAKRRRRSSPGPIIVIKDEPEDDDEVSFVQSSVGASASLPDSSTGIQPKPQQQSFPAPMVELQLEPEPQLEPEPQLEPEPQLEPEPQLEPQLEPEPQPEAQPQPEAQPQPEAQPQPEAQPQPEAQLEPEAQPETQVELEADSQPDRENAPGLPEDDPNEDWCAVCQNGGELLCCDRCPKVFHLNCHIPSLRESPSGEWFCSFCRDLASPEMEYNPDSQGESPAMKEEPGSERFPPVDKRKCERLLLCIYCNEFSTDFQEPASPSSIPEYKELIETPMDLSIVKSRLESKESPCYCSAEEFVKDVRLIFRNCAKYYQADTEVGAAGLSLEEYFEEQLKLLYQDRSFSGGREEGMIPPVEDEMEEGMEDDGMAPNEGDMPPVEDDLTPVEEGMPSMEKEGTEEAPVEGGMEEEGIPPLEESMEGEETSPVKGDSPPSDATELVDPSTRGASSPNLPSKDAPQPLSDTPDNPPSEEAPQPLSDTPDNPPDTSPADSQDTSPAAGFTTENEGTTEEVRDEAEEE, encoded by the exons ATGGATGAGAGCCCAGAAGCTGCTGTGGATAACGATGACCTTGTTATTATTGTGGAAAACGAGGCAGAGAGCTTGCCAGCTGAAGAGGAGAGGGCGAAACAACTAGGAGGTAGCCTCGGTCTCATGGACACTTGCCCTGTCTGCAAGTTGAATTTCCACAACAGAGAGCCGAAACTTCTGCCATGCCTCCACTCTTTCTGCAATAAGTGTCTTCCACCTCCTTCAAGGAACTTAGTCAACACTGAACAACGGCGCGACCCGCAACTTCAAGCGGACAACTCGAAACCAC TCAATGTGATCCGCTGCCCAGTGTGTCGACAAGAGTGCTGGGAGGTGGAGGTGCTCGATAACTTCTTTGTGAAGGACTCTGTGGAAGTTCCCAGCAGCACAGTGGAGAAGaccagtcag GTGTGTATGAGTTGTGATGACAACACAGAGGCCACGGGGTTctgtgtggagtgtgtggagtTCCTGTGTGTGACGTGTATTGAGGCCCACCAGCGAGTCAAATTTACCAGGGATCATACCATACGGCAGAAGGAGGAGATGTCCCCAG AGGCTGTTGGTGCATCCACACAGAAGCCAGTGTTTTGTGACATCCACAAGCAGGAGCCCCtcaagctgttctgtgagacCTGCGACCGTCTCACATGCAGAGACTGTCAGCTGCTCAAGCACAAAGACCACAA TTACCAGTTCCTTGAAGATGCCTACAGAAACCACAGGCAACACCTGGAAAACATGACACATCagctacaggagaagaggaaAGCCATAGAAGAAGTGTCCAATTGCATCAACAATGG ACTCCAGCAAGTTGATGAAAACCGCAAGTCTGTCACCAATGAGATAAAGAAGTCAATTTGCAACTTGATCATGGAGATCAACAGAAAGGGAAAAATCTTGGTCAATCAACTTGAG ACACTGACGAAGGACCATGAGGTCGGACTGAAGAAACAACAAGAAGATGTCAGCCACCTCACCAGACATCTAGATCACGTCATCAACTTCACCAAGTGGGCCACAGCCAGTCACAGTGGCACAGCTCTGCTGTACTGCAAGAGACTG ATTCTTTGCCAAATCCATTACCTAATGAGGGCCAACTGTAACGCATCCATCGTCCCTCAGAGCTCAGTCCGCTTCCAGTGCCGCTCCGGTTTCTGGGCCTCAAATGTCGACCTTG GGTCTTTGGCAGTAGAGAGAATCCCTGGTCGTCAGCCCAGTTCCATGCAGCAGGGCTTCCCTCCTGGCCAGCCTGGCCCCGGCCCTAGAGGAGAGGGCCCTCCCGGGGCCTTCCCTCCAGGCTCCTCCGCCCATCAGCGTGGGAGCACCCTGGCCCAGCTCCAGCTGCAGGTAGAGAAGCTTGCCCAGCACCCCAACAGGGCTGGACAGCCCCCTCCCAACCATTGGTCCTGGTACCAGCAGGGTCTGAAACTACCGGGGCCAGGTCCAGGGGGCCCACCTCCACAGAGGCCCCACCAGGGGGGTTCTCCATCACAGGGTCCCCCCAACTTGGTCCAGATCCAGCAGCCAGGCCGGAGTTATGGACCCCCCGGGCCCCAAACCCATCCCAACCCCAGGAGCCCCACCTCTATGCTGCAAAACACAGGCTTCCCTCCTCAG TCTTTAAGGGATCTCATCCACAACTCCAGCTTCCCTCCCAAACCAATGGATGTGCTACAGGGTACCTCCCGCTACTCTCATGCACCTCCTAACACAGGACCCATCAGCACTCAAGCCTCTATACACCAG CGTAACATGATGGAAGCCGCACAACTGAGGAGGAGTGACCCCAGTGGATCTTCATCATTATCCATACCCAACCCCAGAGCTAGTTATGCTCCGAGCCTAGCCACTGCCTTCCCAGACCGACATG cACAAGGAAGACAGAATTCCCCCATGTCCAAATCTGAAGCCAACATAGG GTCTGCTTCCTGGAAGCGCACAGAGCCTCATGCTGCGGCTCCCCCCTCAGCTAAGCGGAGGCGAAGGTCGTCCCCCGGACCAATCATCGTCATCAAGGACGAACCAGAGGACGATGACGAAGTCAGCTTT GTGCAGTCTAGTGTTGGAGCCTCAGCCAGCCTGCCAGACAGCAGTACAGGCATCCAGCCCAAGCCCCAGCAGCAGTCTTTCCCAGCACCCATGGTGGAGCTCCAGCTAGAGCCAGAGCCCCAGCTAGAGCCAGAGCCCCAGCTAGAGCCAGAGCCCCAGCTAGAGCCAGAGCCCCAGCTAGAGCCCCAGCTAGAACCAGAGCCCCAGCCAGAGGCCCAGCCCCAGCCAGAGGCCCAGCCCCAGCCAGAGGCCCAGCCCCAGCCAGAGGCCCAGCCCCAGCCAGAGGCCCAGCTAGAGCcagaggcccagccagagacccAGGTAGAGCTAGAGGCAGACTCCCAACCAGACCGAGAAAATGCCCCAGGTCTCCCTGAAGACGACCCGAATGAAGACTGGTGCGCCGTGTGTCAGAATGGGGGAGAACTGCTCTGCTGTGACAGATGTCCCAAAGTCTTCCATCTGAACTGTCATATACCTTCACTTAGAGAGTCTCCCAG TGGTGAGTGGTTCTGTTCGTTCTGTCGTGACCTGGCCAGTCCTGAGATGGAGTATAACCCAGATAGCCAGGGAGAATCACCAGCCATGAAGGAAGAGCCAGGATCAGAGAGATTCCCTCCAGTTGATAAAAGGAAATGTGAGAGACTGTTACTCTGCATCTACTGCAACGAGTTCAGTACAGATTTCCAGGAGCCTGCTTCACCCTCG TCAATCCCAGAGTATAAGGAGCTGATTGAGACTCCAATGGACCTGTCTATAGTGAAGAGCAGGCTGGAGTCGAAGGAGAGCCCATGTTACTGCAGTGCTGAGGAGTTTGTCAAGGATGTCAGGCTCATATTCAGGAACTGTGCAAAGTATTACCAG GCAGACACTGAGGTGGGAGCTGCAGGACTGAGCCTGGAGGAGTACTTTGAAGAGCAGCTGAAGCTCCTCTACCAAGACAGGAGCTTCTCTGGGGGCAGAGAGGAGGGCATGATACCCCCTGTGGAGGATGAGATGGAAGAAGGGATGGAAGACGACGGGATGGCTCCTAACGAAGGGGATATGCCCCCGGTCGAGGACGATCTAACACCTGTTGAAGAAGGGATGCCTTCTATGGAGAAAGAAGGAACGGAAGAGGCTCCtgtggaaggagggatggaggaagaagGGATACCTCCTTTAGAAGAGAGCATGGAAGGGGAAGAGACTTCTCCAGTGAAAGGAGACTCACCACCTTCTGATGCTACTGAACTAGTAGATCCATCAACAAGGGGTGCATCATCACCCAACCTTCCCAGCAAGGATGCTCCTCAACCCCTCTCAGATACCCCAGACAACCCTCCTTCCGAGGAGGCCCCCCAACCCCTCTCAGATACCCCAGACAACCCTCCTGACACCAGCCCTGCTGACTCCCAGGACACCAGCCCTGCTGCAGGCTTCACCACAGAAAATGAGGGGACGACTGAAGAAGTGCGAGACGAAGCAGAAGAGGAATGA